One window of the Desulfobotulus mexicanus genome contains the following:
- a CDS encoding site-specific recombinase, producing MPETRPTPRQIFNSLTSEDISATGLLRQIADWLRPGPDESIEAVCQRIDLLEKALSENQDASDTIARILQDWLGTANYFLAFAVLGLFPRQGFLRELGRRIYEHINPSPLNPDSLSDALTLIFHNKTDPQWVNELPHESWMKLFRILWNAKSGDAPRLLWKTISELLYALEMLSIWVAGEELEADLVRLEPRIVSRDSAFVALQREVSRYCRCYDAWISGEKSTLEDDAHARVLLAQCMDAVRAFRKKSVTKGTSIPLSYLLERLDQTLKRIEDILNLLDPKDPVSARQTAIPLFKELVTASRKRRSVRALFQRNVKLLSRSITENTSDHGEHYITGNRKEYLAMLRSGAGGGIIIALMALIKILIMDMALNPFPETILVSLNYGLGFMLIHILHFTVATKQPAMTAARLAEAVQQGEHGGANPKMIADLLIRVCRSQFIAIVGNVSVALSLAFGIGWAFNFFWGIPVLSQQASEYQIYELKPFESLALLHACIAGVWLFLAGLTAGFFDNRAAYIGLSARLKNHPLLRRLLPSAGAREKFADYMHKNYGSLMGNFFFGILLGSTAYIGLLLGLPLGIRHVAFASGNLGYAMSFSFPGLPLFCLYFLFVCLISFCNLWVSFGLALSVALKARDTKIKSFPKVLSALGQQVKAAPFSLLFPPADTIKKEPEKTEKPLNGQTKEQEKNQTG from the coding sequence ATGCCTGAAACACGACCCACACCCCGGCAGATTTTCAACAGCCTGACTTCAGAAGATATCAGCGCCACAGGTCTTCTGCGGCAAATTGCAGACTGGCTTAGACCCGGACCCGACGAAAGCATAGAGGCTGTGTGCCAGCGCATCGATCTTCTGGAAAAAGCCCTTAGTGAAAATCAGGATGCCAGTGATACCATTGCCCGCATTCTGCAGGACTGGCTGGGTACAGCCAATTACTTTCTTGCCTTTGCAGTTCTTGGGCTCTTTCCCCGTCAGGGATTTCTCCGGGAGCTGGGCAGGCGTATTTACGAACATATCAACCCATCCCCCCTGAATCCTGACAGCCTCTCCGATGCCCTGACCCTGATTTTCCACAATAAAACTGACCCCCAGTGGGTCAATGAACTTCCCCATGAAAGCTGGATGAAACTTTTCAGAATCCTGTGGAATGCTAAAAGCGGTGATGCACCAAGGCTTTTATGGAAAACCATCAGCGAGCTGCTCTATGCTCTGGAAATGCTATCCATATGGGTGGCAGGCGAGGAGCTGGAAGCCGACCTTGTGCGTCTGGAACCAAGAATTGTTTCAAGGGACTCGGCTTTCGTGGCCCTGCAAAGGGAAGTTTCCCGCTACTGCCGTTGCTATGATGCATGGATCTCCGGTGAAAAGAGCACACTGGAAGATGATGCCCATGCACGGGTACTTCTGGCACAGTGCATGGATGCGGTAAGGGCTTTTCGTAAAAAATCCGTAACAAAGGGGACCAGCATCCCCCTTTCCTACCTTCTGGAGCGGCTGGATCAGACCCTGAAACGAATTGAAGACATCCTTAATCTGCTGGATCCCAAAGATCCGGTAAGTGCAAGGCAGACCGCCATTCCCCTTTTCAAGGAACTGGTGACGGCCAGCAGGAAGCGACGCAGTGTCCGTGCCCTGTTTCAGCGCAATGTCAAACTGCTTTCCCGAAGCATCACAGAAAACACCAGTGACCACGGGGAGCACTATATAACAGGCAACCGCAAAGAATACCTTGCCATGCTGCGCTCCGGTGCGGGGGGCGGCATCATCATTGCCCTGATGGCCCTCATAAAAATACTTATAATGGACATGGCACTGAACCCTTTTCCTGAAACCATACTTGTGAGCCTCAACTATGGCCTCGGCTTTATGCTAATTCACATTCTGCACTTTACCGTTGCCACCAAACAGCCTGCCATGACGGCAGCCCGGCTGGCAGAGGCCGTGCAGCAGGGCGAACATGGAGGAGCCAATCCGAAAATGATTGCCGACCTCCTTATACGGGTATGCCGGTCACAGTTCATCGCCATTGTGGGCAACGTGAGCGTAGCCCTCTCCCTGGCCTTCGGCATAGGATGGGCCTTCAATTTTTTTTGGGGGATACCCGTACTCAGTCAACAGGCTTCAGAATACCAGATCTATGAATTAAAACCCTTTGAAAGCCTTGCCCTGCTCCATGCCTGTATTGCGGGTGTCTGGCTTTTTCTCGCCGGTCTTACGGCGGGTTTTTTTGACAACCGGGCAGCCTATATAGGACTCAGTGCCCGCCTTAAAAACCACCCCCTTCTCCGCCGTCTGCTACCCTCAGCAGGAGCAAGGGAAAAGTTTGCAGACTATATGCACAAAAACTACGGGTCCCTTATGGGAAATTTCTTCTTTGGTATTCTGCTGGGCAGTACGGCCTATATCGGACTTCTGCTCGGTCTGCCCCTTGGCATACGCCATGTGGCCTTTGCATCGGGCAATCTCGGTTATGCCATGTCCTTTTCTTTTCCGGGGCTTCCCCTTTTTTGCCTCTACTTCCTTTTTGTCTGCCTCATTTCCTTCTGCAATCTCTGGGTCAGTTTCGGTCTGGCCCTGTCAGTGGCACTGAAAGCCAGGGATACAAAAATAAAAAGTTTTCCCAAGGTTTTATCCGCTCTGGGCCAGCAGGTGAAAGCTGCACCCTTTTCCCTTTTGTTTCCACCGGCGGATACCATAAAGAAAGAACCTGAAAAAACAGAAAAACCCTTAAACGGCCAAACCAAAGAACAGGAAAAAAACCAGACTGGTTAA
- a CDS encoding ABC transporter ATP-binding protein translates to MKPYALLRPHIVENRHLLLAGFLCLLLVNGLQLWIPRVIKHVVDGLSSAQAGHGELMRYGLTVVVIALFIAVFRYGWRYCLIGTSRKIERDLRDRLYAHLLTLDAPFFDQNRTGDLMSRATSDIMNVRMATGMGIVAMTDAILLGGAAVGFMLWISGPLTLLALIPMPFIVLTTRLMSTRMHKNYTAVQEGLGEMTEMVREAFSGIRVVKVFGMGSLMDARLRRLSDDYLARRMSLARTTGLMMPAMVLFTNMALAIVVGAGGWMVIEERISTGDFVAFLSYLGLLTWPMMALGWMTNLIQRGRASLERLAAVMGEEPRVRDAADARPLLSSGGGLVLKNVCFGFRGEGPEVLSDISLNIPPGSRVGITGPPGSGKTALLQLMARLYDPDSGTILLDGRDVKTIRLEDLRRQVLFLPQEPWIFSGTLKDNIAGLGAVDEKKLGAACRAAQLDDTLASFPMGLETLVGERGVTLSGGQKQRVALARTLLNPSPLLLLDDPVSQVDTVTAGHMLKALDSLEGNTRILASHRFSAVSHADLIVVMENGRIRATGDHQRLMQSDDYYAKTWRIQAMEAALREDAHGDF, encoded by the coding sequence ATGAAACCCTACGCACTTTTACGTCCCCATATTGTGGAAAACCGCCACCTGCTCCTTGCTGGTTTTTTGTGCCTTCTGTTGGTGAATGGTTTGCAGCTCTGGATTCCCCGGGTGATCAAGCATGTTGTGGACGGTCTTTCCAGTGCTCAGGCAGGGCATGGGGAGCTGATGCGCTACGGCCTGACAGTGGTGGTTATTGCCCTTTTTATTGCGGTATTTCGATATGGATGGCGCTATTGCCTGATCGGAACATCCAGAAAAATCGAAAGGGATCTCAGAGACAGGCTCTATGCCCATCTTTTGACTCTGGATGCTCCCTTTTTTGATCAGAACCGCACTGGCGATCTCATGTCCAGAGCCACCAGTGATATCATGAATGTGCGCATGGCCACAGGTATGGGAATTGTTGCCATGACCGATGCCATCCTGCTGGGTGGAGCTGCCGTGGGTTTCATGCTCTGGATCAGCGGACCCCTGACTCTGCTGGCCCTGATTCCCATGCCCTTTATTGTTCTCACCACTCGCCTTATGAGCACAAGGATGCACAAAAATTACACCGCTGTTCAGGAAGGTCTTGGAGAGATGACTGAAATGGTCAGGGAAGCCTTTTCCGGCATAAGGGTGGTGAAGGTTTTCGGTATGGGATCGCTTATGGATGCAAGGCTCAGACGTTTATCCGATGATTACCTTGCCCGCCGCATGTCCCTTGCAAGGACAACGGGTCTCATGATGCCTGCCATGGTGCTTTTCACCAATATGGCCCTGGCCATTGTTGTGGGGGCAGGGGGCTGGATGGTGATAGAGGAGCGCATCAGTACCGGAGATTTTGTGGCCTTCCTTTCTTATCTCGGTCTTCTGACCTGGCCCATGATGGCCCTTGGCTGGATGACCAACCTCATTCAGCGGGGCAGAGCTTCTCTGGAGCGCCTTGCTGCTGTCATGGGCGAGGAACCAAGGGTAAGGGATGCTGCGGATGCAAGGCCCCTTTTATCTTCTGGAGGGGGGCTTGTCCTGAAAAATGTCTGTTTTGGATTCCGAGGGGAAGGACCAGAGGTTCTTTCTGATATTTCCCTTAATATTCCTCCGGGAAGCAGGGTGGGTATTACGGGGCCACCGGGTAGCGGTAAAACCGCCCTTTTGCAGTTGATGGCAAGGCTTTATGACCCTGATTCCGGTACAATTCTTCTGGATGGCAGGGATGTGAAAACCATCCGGCTGGAGGATCTGAGGCGTCAGGTACTTTTTCTGCCCCAGGAGCCCTGGATTTTTTCAGGAACCCTTAAGGATAACATTGCAGGACTTGGAGCTGTGGATGAAAAAAAGCTTGGGGCGGCATGCAGGGCGGCGCAGTTGGATGATACCCTTGCCTCCTTTCCCATGGGACTGGAAACCCTTGTGGGTGAAAGGGGTGTTACCCTCTCCGGCGGGCAGAAACAGCGGGTGGCTCTGGCGAGAACCCTATTAAATCCTTCGCCGCTGCTGCTTCTGGATGATCCCGTCAGTCAGGTGGATACGGTAACCGCAGGTCATATGCTGAAAGCTCTGGACAGCCTTGAAGGAAATACCAGAATTCTGGCCTCCCACCGCTTTTCAGCCGTGTCCCATGCTGACCTCATCGTGGTCATGGAAAATGGTCGTATTCGGGCCACGGGGGATCATCAGCGTTTAATGCAAAGTGATGATTACTATGCTAAAACATGGCGTATTCAGGCCATGGAGGCTGCCCTGAGGGAGGATGCCCATGGAGACTTTTAA
- a CDS encoding ABC transporter ATP-binding protein produces the protein METFKEKALDKKDDMGLLRRLFPFMRPHLAVFSLAVFLVFGLTALDLAIPWLTKQAVDRHIVPVPALAGESLAVDPENPLVAAFIETYPEAIDREKEGLHIYREALGHADGKTAFALRKADREGVIYLALLMLAVAICHGSIAFAHTLLLELGGQRIIYDIRLAIFTHLRSLSISYFHETPLGRMVTRVTGDVENLSEMFTSVVTFVFKDFFLVLGIVIMLFVLDVRLALVTLMILPPVILTAVFFAKSSRKAFRQLRVLIAEINSRFSETIGGMTVIRLFGWNKETERVFSGVSRSHYDAGMRQVKIFAVFMPAMEVLSSIGLALVLYYGGLRVVSEDISLGVLVAYISYLRMFFRPVRDIAEKYNSLQNAFSSAERLFQILDEPMGPEGKKGGVNPGPVERLSFSRLSFGYEKNALILKDLDFTVQRGQTIAIVGPTGAGKTSMVSLLVRFWDPVEGSILVNGVDLRKLCLHTWRSRLAMVMQDPFLFAGTLRENIQHGADASSDEKLEALLKDAGCELLLSRLPEGLDTVLEEDGKPLSSGERQLVSIARAFSRNPEILILDEATSYVDSLSEGVVQEALARLMRGRTTFLIAHRLSTARHADRILVLKMGKIAESGTHAELLDMGGLYWRMQHLEAVEGGN, from the coding sequence ATGGAGACTTTTAAGGAAAAGGCTCTGGACAAAAAGGATGATATGGGCCTTCTGCGCCGGCTCTTTCCTTTCATGCGCCCCCACTTGGCTGTTTTTTCTCTGGCCGTCTTTCTGGTTTTTGGCCTGACGGCTTTAGACCTTGCCATTCCCTGGCTTACCAAACAGGCCGTGGACCGCCACATAGTACCTGTTCCAGCCCTTGCCGGTGAAAGTCTTGCCGTGGACCCGGAAAACCCTCTGGTGGCGGCCTTCATTGAGACTTATCCGGAAGCCATAGACAGGGAGAAGGAAGGGCTTCATATCTATCGTGAGGCTTTGGGTCATGCCGATGGAAAGACAGCTTTTGCTCTGCGTAAAGCAGACAGGGAAGGGGTTATTTATCTGGCCCTTCTTATGCTGGCCGTGGCCATCTGCCATGGGAGTATTGCCTTTGCCCATACCCTGTTGCTGGAGCTGGGCGGGCAGCGCATCATTTATGATATCCGGCTGGCGATATTCACCCACCTGCGCAGCCTTTCCATATCGTATTTTCATGAAACGCCCCTGGGCCGTATGGTCACCCGTGTGACCGGCGATGTGGAAAACTTAAGTGAGATGTTTACTTCCGTGGTGACCTTTGTGTTCAAGGATTTTTTTCTGGTGCTGGGCATTGTCATCATGCTTTTTGTTCTGGATGTCCGCCTTGCTCTGGTCACGCTGATGATTCTGCCCCCTGTCATCCTGACGGCTGTGTTTTTTGCAAAAAGTTCCAGAAAAGCTTTTCGGCAGCTCAGGGTTCTCATCGCAGAAATCAACTCCCGTTTTTCTGAAACCATAGGCGGCATGACGGTGATCCGGCTTTTTGGCTGGAACAAGGAAACGGAGAGGGTTTTTTCCGGGGTCAGCCGCAGTCATTATGATGCAGGCATGAGGCAGGTGAAAATATTTGCCGTATTTATGCCTGCCATGGAAGTTTTGAGTTCCATAGGACTGGCTCTGGTTCTGTATTATGGGGGGCTTCGGGTGGTGTCCGAAGACATCTCCTTAGGTGTTCTTGTGGCCTATATCAGCTATCTGAGGATGTTTTTCAGGCCGGTACGGGATATAGCTGAAAAATACAATTCCCTTCAGAATGCCTTTTCCAGTGCGGAGAGGCTTTTTCAGATTCTGGATGAGCCAATGGGACCTGAAGGGAAAAAGGGCGGTGTGAATCCCGGCCCCGTGGAAAGACTTTCTTTTTCAAGGCTTTCCTTTGGTTATGAAAAAAATGCTCTGATTTTAAAGGATCTGGATTTTACTGTTCAGCGGGGGCAGACCATCGCCATTGTGGGACCTACGGGGGCGGGCAAGACATCCATGGTCAGCCTGCTGGTGCGTTTCTGGGATCCTGTTGAGGGAAGCATCCTTGTAAACGGAGTGGATCTGCGGAAACTCTGCCTGCATACCTGGCGCAGCCGCCTTGCCATGGTCATGCAGGATCCCTTTCTTTTTGCAGGCACCCTTCGGGAAAACATTCAGCATGGGGCAGATGCCAGCTCCGATGAAAAACTTGAGGCCCTTCTAAAGGATGCCGGTTGTGAGCTGCTCCTTTCAAGGCTTCCCGAAGGTCTGGATACGGTGCTGGAAGAGGACGGCAAGCCCCTCTCCAGTGGAGAGAGGCAGCTGGTTTCCATAGCCAGAGCCTTTTCAAGGAATCCGGAGATTCTGATTCTGGATGAGGCCACAAGTTATGTGGATTCCTTATCCGAGGGTGTTGTGCAGGAAGCCCTTGCCCGTCTGATGCGGGGCAGAACCACCTTTCTAATCGCCCATCGCCTGTCCACTGCACGCCATGCGGACAGGATTCTTGTCCTGAAAATGGGGAAAATTGCGGAAAGCGGCACCCATGCTGAGCTTCTGGACATGGGTGGCCTCTACTGGCGTATGCAGCACCTTGAAGCTGTGGAAGGGGGAAACTGA
- a CDS encoding TVP38/TMEM64 family protein — protein MAVNKKAGLFFRGAGFFLLVFVLLWLWLALDKEIFLAWKQQAGPFPFFLALTLLPLLGFPTTPFYILAGATFGWATGLLGSGLSLAANLVLCHWVSRSGLRPLLERVLRKTSFRIPEVKPGRFLPFIIGAKLVPGVPAFAKNYLIALSGVPFRIYFGISFSISMAYASSFVLLGESILEKDWGMLSAVVVVLALLVIGFWYLRRRSHYLKSTDSEA, from the coding sequence TTGGCAGTTAATAAGAAAGCAGGTCTTTTTTTTCGGGGGGCAGGATTTTTTCTGCTTGTCTTTGTGCTTTTATGGCTGTGGCTTGCATTGGACAAAGAGATTTTTCTGGCATGGAAGCAGCAGGCAGGGCCATTTCCTTTTTTCCTTGCCCTGACCCTGCTGCCCCTTTTAGGTTTTCCCACAACGCCATTTTATATACTGGCAGGTGCAACCTTTGGCTGGGCAACAGGCCTTCTGGGCTCAGGCCTTAGCCTTGCGGCCAATCTGGTTTTATGTCACTGGGTGAGCAGGAGCGGGCTGCGTCCTTTACTGGAAAGGGTATTGAGAAAAACATCTTTCCGTATTCCTGAAGTGAAGCCCGGACGTTTTCTGCCCTTTATAATCGGTGCCAAGCTTGTCCCCGGTGTACCCGCCTTTGCTAAAAATTATCTGATTGCTTTGAGCGGAGTACCTTTCCGTATCTATTTCGGCATCAGTTTTTCAATCAGTATGGCCTATGCCTCATCCTTTGTCCTTTTAGGGGAGTCCATTCTGGAAAAGGACTGGGGCATGCTTTCAGCCGTAGTGGTTGTACTGGCTCTGCTTGTGATCGGGTTCTGGTATCTGCGGAGAAGGAGCCACTATCTGAAAAGCACAGATTCTGAAGCCTAA
- the gspF gene encoding type II secretion system inner membrane protein GspF codes for MPVFEYIALNAKGKRCQGIIDADSMPVARTRLRERSLYPTEVREAHSRIQEKKNILHFFSQTRLRPKDISLITRQLATLTGAGFPLVTALGSVISQTRSTPVKRTLSRIKDAVEGGAGFADALDAESGTFSPIYVNMVRSGESSGTLELVLERLADLLENQQALKSKIQSALAYPILMALFGGLVLFALMTFIVPGLVAIFADMQQELPGPTKLLLSISEFLKATWWLLLPLLASLPFIFRQARKSQRLGTQVDAFILKIPIAGSLATKLAVTRCCRTLGSLLANGVPILTALGIVENVVGNKLLAKSIAQAAKAVERGDGLAESLASGQGFPDMALQMIQIGERSGSLEAMLEKVADIYQNESQNTVTALTSMLEPIVILVMGVSVGLIVLAICLPIFEMNQLIR; via the coding sequence ATGCCCGTTTTCGAATATATAGCCCTGAATGCCAAAGGAAAACGCTGTCAGGGCATCATTGATGCCGACAGTATGCCGGTAGCCCGTACACGCCTCCGGGAACGCAGCCTCTACCCCACAGAAGTGCGGGAAGCCCACAGCCGCATACAGGAAAAAAAAAATATCCTTCATTTTTTTTCCCAGACCCGCCTCCGGCCAAAGGATATCAGCCTGATAACAAGACAACTTGCCACCCTGACGGGAGCAGGCTTTCCCCTTGTGACGGCCTTAGGCTCCGTGATCAGCCAGACCCGCTCAACGCCTGTGAAGCGTACCCTTTCCCGCATCAAGGATGCCGTGGAAGGCGGCGCTGGCTTTGCGGATGCCCTGGATGCTGAATCAGGCACCTTCTCTCCAATTTACGTTAATATGGTAAGGTCCGGAGAAAGCTCCGGCACTCTGGAACTGGTACTGGAGAGGCTGGCGGATCTTCTGGAGAATCAGCAGGCCCTGAAATCAAAAATCCAGTCCGCACTGGCTTATCCCATTCTAATGGCCCTTTTCGGCGGTCTGGTTCTCTTTGCCCTCATGACCTTCATTGTACCGGGGCTGGTGGCTATTTTTGCGGACATGCAGCAGGAACTCCCCGGACCCACAAAGCTTCTGCTCAGCATCAGTGAATTCCTCAAGGCCACATGGTGGCTGCTGCTGCCCTTGCTGGCATCCCTGCCCTTTATCTTCAGGCAGGCCCGGAAATCCCAGAGGCTGGGAACACAGGTGGACGCCTTTATCCTGAAAATACCCATTGCCGGAAGTCTTGCCACCAAGCTGGCCGTAACCCGCTGCTGCAGAACCCTTGGTTCCCTCCTTGCCAATGGAGTACCCATTCTGACGGCCCTTGGCATAGTTGAAAACGTTGTGGGCAACAAGCTTCTGGCAAAAAGTATTGCTCAGGCGGCCAAGGCCGTGGAAAGGGGGGACGGCCTAGCCGAATCCCTTGCATCGGGACAGGGTTTTCCTGACATGGCCCTTCAGATGATTCAGATTGGCGAGCGCAGCGGAAGTCTTGAAGCCATGCTGGAAAAGGTTGCGGACATCTATCAGAATGAAAGCCAGAATACGGTAACTGCCCTCACCTCCATGCTGGAACCCATTGTGATTCTGGTTATGGGAGTCAGTGTGGGCCTGATTGTTCTTGCCATCTGCCTGCCCATCTTTGAAATGAATCAGCTTATACGATAA
- a CDS encoding methyl-accepting chemotaxis protein has protein sequence MKFKDLSVRWKILAIVAFGPLVVALILAVMRVEDIRRGAEEGILEKSRAIVLMAEAARNEMAKKLEMGVMRPYEELERSQIMEAVPVITALNMAAINAEEAGYRFRAPKISPRNPVNKPDAVEEAVLRELARGQINEKVIFEKDQVRYFKAITLTQECMTCHGDPKGTRDPVGGIREGWKVGEVHGAFQIISSLEGVHRAVARAKISVALWVLGILTVVIGLGWWQIRRNVLRPLALSESITQAVASGDLTRQASYDSEDEFGRMVKAMNTMSSELRIMMGSIGKSGVELQSMTDDLGRISELLNENAEENASRANSVAAASEEMSSNMNSVAAAVEQTTTNVSMVAQAAEQMTETINEIASNSERARAITEDAVAQAEEASRQMETLGNAAREVGKVTETINNISDQTNLLALNATIEAARAGDAGKGFAVVANEIKELAKQTGNATEEIREKIDGIQQSTSLTVDRIAKILTVIQDVNAIVVSIATAVEEQSNTTREIADNVVQASQGIQEMNHNVSEASIAASEIAKDIVEVHRSTDEVVQSSRTLNQQSSAMRKQMAEVQSQVQRFRI, from the coding sequence ATGAAATTTAAGGATTTAAGTGTGCGCTGGAAGATTCTGGCCATCGTGGCATTTGGCCCCCTGGTAGTGGCTTTGATTCTCGCCGTCATGAGGGTGGAAGATATCCGCAGGGGAGCAGAGGAGGGCATTCTTGAAAAAAGCCGTGCCATTGTTCTGATGGCGGAAGCGGCAAGAAACGAGATGGCAAAAAAGCTGGAAATGGGTGTCATGCGGCCCTACGAAGAGCTGGAACGCAGCCAGATTATGGAGGCTGTGCCTGTCATCACAGCACTGAATATGGCTGCCATCAATGCCGAAGAAGCGGGATATCGCTTCAGGGCACCCAAGATCAGTCCCAGAAATCCTGTGAATAAACCCGATGCCGTGGAAGAGGCGGTGTTAAGGGAGCTGGCCCGGGGGCAGATCAATGAAAAGGTGATATTCGAAAAAGATCAGGTGCGTTATTTTAAGGCCATTACCCTGACCCAGGAATGTATGACCTGTCATGGAGATCCCAAGGGAACGAGAGATCCTGTGGGTGGTATCCGTGAAGGCTGGAAGGTGGGCGAGGTGCATGGTGCCTTTCAGATTATTTCTTCTCTGGAAGGGGTACACAGGGCCGTGGCCCGTGCAAAAATTTCCGTTGCCCTCTGGGTGCTTGGGATTCTTACCGTGGTTATTGGCCTTGGCTGGTGGCAGATCCGGCGGAATGTGCTGCGTCCTCTGGCCCTTTCGGAATCCATTACCCAGGCCGTTGCTTCCGGTGATCTGACCCGTCAGGCAAGTTATGATTCAGAAGATGAATTCGGACGTATGGTCAAGGCCATGAATACCATGTCTTCAGAGCTGCGGATCATGATGGGAAGCATTGGAAAATCCGGTGTTGAGCTGCAGTCCATGACGGATGACCTTGGCAGGATTTCGGAGCTTCTCAATGAAAATGCCGAGGAAAACGCCTCAAGGGCCAATTCCGTGGCTGCGGCCAGTGAAGAAATGAGCAGCAACATGAATTCTGTGGCTGCCGCAGTGGAGCAGACTACTACCAATGTTTCCATGGTGGCTCAGGCCGCAGAGCAGATGACAGAAACCATCAATGAGATTGCTTCCAACTCTGAGCGGGCCCGTGCCATAACTGAAGATGCCGTAGCTCAGGCAGAAGAGGCATCACGGCAGATGGAAACCCTTGGCAATGCAGCAAGGGAGGTGGGTAAGGTTACTGAAACAATTAACAATATTTCCGATCAGACCAACCTTTTAGCCCTTAATGCCACCATAGAAGCGGCCCGTGCCGGAGACGCAGGCAAGGGCTTTGCCGTTGTTGCCAATGAAATTAAAGAGCTGGCAAAGCAGACAGGCAATGCCACCGAAGAGATCCGGGAAAAGATTGACGGCATTCAGCAGTCCACATCCCTTACGGTGGATCGTATTGCAAAAATTCTTACGGTGATACAGGATGTGAACGCCATTGTGGTTTCCATTGCAACGGCGGTGGAGGAGCAGAGTAATACCACAAGGGAAATAGCAGACAATGTTGTGCAGGCATCTCAGGGGATTCAGGAGATGAACCATAATGTTTCAGAAGCTTCCATAGCTGCTTCTGAGATTGCAAAGGACATTGTGGAGGTACACAGATCCACAGATGAAGTGGTGCAGAGCAGCCGTACCCTGAACCAGCAGTCTTCAGCCATGAGAAAGCAGATGGCAGAGGTGCAGTCTCAGGTACAGCGTTTCAGGATTTAA
- a CDS encoding YqgE/AlgH family protein gives MDNPFAGQSLVAMPRLDDPWFSRAVVCMAIHDTGGSFGIVVNNPVADVTEADVMRSIGIFPKEDRVFPPVFCGGPVREDGLFILHGPPFDWKSCLSITSSIALSFSRDIVEAIAEGKGPQQYRMMLGCSGWSPGQLENEICENVWLIHPVSADTLLSLPAERCWDRVLAEMGIRPEFLSADGGNA, from the coding sequence ATGGACAATCCTTTTGCAGGACAGTCTCTGGTGGCCATGCCGAGACTGGATGATCCATGGTTTTCAAGGGCCGTGGTCTGCATGGCCATCCACGATACAGGCGGAAGTTTCGGGATTGTGGTGAACAATCCCGTCGCTGATGTCACCGAAGCGGATGTCATGCGTTCCATCGGAATTTTTCCAAAGGAAGATCGGGTTTTCCCCCCGGTTTTCTGCGGAGGACCTGTCAGGGAAGATGGCCTTTTTATTCTCCATGGTCCGCCCTTTGACTGGAAAAGCTGCCTGTCCATCACCTCCTCCATTGCCCTTAGTTTTTCAAGGGATATTGTGGAAGCCATTGCCGAAGGAAAAGGGCCGCAGCAGTACAGAATGATGCTGGGCTGCTCAGGATGGAGTCCGGGGCAGCTGGAAAATGAAATCTGTGAGAATGTATGGCTGATACATCCTGTTTCTGCGGATACTCTCCTTTCCTTGCCTGCGGAGCGCTGTTGGGATAGGGTTCTGGCGGAAATGGGTATCAGGCCTGAGTTTCTGTCGGCAGATGGCGGGAATGCCTGA